Proteins co-encoded in one candidate division WOR-1 bacterium RIFOXYB2_FULL_36_35 genomic window:
- a CDS encoding peptide chain release factor 2: MLDDLKKEIQELSARIDKIKEFLQVDTKQIRISELQKETQSDNLWSNPDKAKKTLQEMKSLEKETKSYNDLRDNFDDIKVLTELASGDKEEAEIRKEFENIKKEIASLEITALLSGAYDQNNAILTIASGAGGTDAQDWAEILFRMYTRWSESKGYSVELADMSYGEEAGIKGATLIISGLYAYGYLKAETGVHRLVRISPFSSEGKRHTSFASVEVAPEVAEDIKVDINPGDLRVDTFRASGPGGQNVNKVSSAIRITHIPTGIVVQSQQQRSQHQNREYAMRILKAKLYEMMLKEHKDKIEELKGERKAIEWGHQIRSYVFQPYTMVKDHRTGVEIGNVQSVIDGEIDSLIEAALKMKI; encoded by the coding sequence ATGCTTGATGATTTAAAAAAAGAGATTCAGGAGTTAAGTGCCCGTATTGATAAAATAAAAGAGTTTTTGCAAGTTGACACCAAGCAAATCCGTATAAGTGAGTTGCAAAAAGAGACTCAATCGGATAATTTGTGGTCTAATCCCGACAAGGCAAAAAAAACGCTTCAAGAGATGAAGTCTCTTGAAAAAGAGACCAAAAGTTATAATGATCTTCGCGATAATTTTGATGATATAAAAGTTTTAACTGAGCTTGCTTCCGGCGATAAGGAAGAGGCTGAGATTAGGAAAGAATTTGAAAACATAAAAAAAGAGATTGCCTCGCTTGAAATTACGGCATTGCTTTCTGGCGCTTATGACCAAAACAATGCAATTCTAACTATAGCTTCGGGAGCAGGAGGAACTGATGCTCAGGATTGGGCAGAAATATTATTTCGCATGTATACCCGTTGGTCGGAATCTAAAGGATATTCTGTTGAACTTGCCGATATGTCTTATGGGGAGGAGGCTGGAATTAAGGGCGCTACTCTTATAATATCCGGATTATATGCCTATGGATATTTAAAGGCGGAAACAGGCGTTCATAGATTGGTTAGAATATCACCTTTTTCGTCAGAAGGGAAAAGACATACCTCGTTTGCCTCAGTTGAAGTGGCGCCTGAAGTTGCGGAGGATATAAAGGTTGATATAAATCCAGGCGATTTGAGGGTTGATACTTTTAGGGCGTCCGGACCCGGAGGCCAAAATGTAAATAAAGTATCTTCTGCTATTAGAATCACACATATTCCAACCGGTATAGTTGTCCAATCCCAGCAACAGCGTTCTCAGCACCAGAATCGTGAGTATGCCATGAGAATTTTAAAGGCGAAATTGTATGAAATGATGCTAAAGGAACATAAAGATAAAATTGAAGAATTAAAAGGTGAAAGAAAAGCAATAGAATGGGGACACCAAATCCGTTCTTATGTTTTTCAACCGTATACAATGGTTAAAGACCATAGAACGGGAGTTGAAATAGGTAATGTCCAATCTGTTATTGATGGTGAGATAGATAGTTTAATTGAGGCTGCACTAAAGATGAAAATATAG